The following proteins come from a genomic window of Paenibacillus swuensis:
- a CDS encoding ABC transporter ATP-binding protein, which produces MQETAIECTNLVKSIRVNGQEEVLLRIEALRIMRGEQVVLTGPSGSGKTTLLQLISGMDLPTSGEVTLFNHALHSLSEAERDSIRGQRIGIVFQDFLLFPHFSAIDNVLVQRMAAGIPAGIAQQRAKDLLTRMNLGHRMHTKAGLLSRGEQQRVAIARAMLHEPELLLADEPTGNLDAQMGAEIVEQMRELCNATGQTLLMVTHDQHLAAQFPRRESMSRLQEAKTNALTAEAAL; this is translated from the coding sequence ATGCAAGAAACCGCAATAGAATGTACAAATCTGGTCAAAAGCATACGCGTAAACGGTCAGGAAGAAGTGCTTCTCCGGATTGAGGCGCTGCGCATTATGCGCGGAGAACAAGTTGTGTTAACCGGCCCCAGCGGATCGGGGAAGACGACGCTGCTCCAATTAATCTCCGGTATGGACTTGCCCACATCCGGGGAGGTTACGTTGTTTAACCATGCCCTTCACAGCCTGTCAGAAGCGGAAAGAGACTCCATTCGGGGACAACGGATAGGTATTGTGTTTCAGGATTTCCTGTTGTTCCCGCATTTCAGCGCAATAGATAATGTGCTCGTTCAGCGCATGGCAGCCGGTATTCCGGCGGGAATAGCGCAGCAGCGGGCCAAAGACCTGCTGACCCGTATGAATCTGGGTCATCGCATGCACACCAAGGCGGGTCTGCTCTCCAGAGGCGAGCAACAACGCGTGGCGATAGCGCGGGCGATGCTGCATGAGCCGGAGCTGCTTCTTGCGGACGAGCCTACAGGCAACCTGGATGCACAGATGGGAGCGGAGATTGTGGAGCAAATGCGCGAGCTTTGCAATGCAACCGGTCAGACCCTCCTGATGGTGACCCATGATCAGCATCTGGCCGCACAGTTTCCCCGCCGGGAATCCATGTCCCGCCTCCAAGAAGCGAAGACCAACGCTCTAACTGCGGAGGCAGCGCTATGA
- a CDS encoding ABC transporter permease: MTLWKFTLLSMRGRWATTAITAISMMVASALVFTILILSNGLDETIKRQSATYDLVAGAEGSSMQLVLSSLMRMDVPLGNISYELYEKMQQDKRVLQAVPVALGDSYLGVPIVGTTKAYFQPYRAGMKTRFQLVGGNWFHQEGEVVLGSEAARTLKLQVGDTFYSNHGTDLSSEVHDQLQHQVVGILRPTGNADDLTVFTTLESVWHVHEHQEEPSSTTDTHTAPETTPEEPASEHEREITAILIKPEQLGYAPQLKSELDAAEGVQAVYTVQTFRKLLANLDWGKQLVYVLSGISIALAGILVILTMLNAHERRRSETSVLRAIGVSKRVILQCLILETLLITVIGTAGGGIVSFLLMLGIDVYSKSQFGLSLPPWTLNPAMLRSAGMFMLLGFFIALIPMMVTYRQIQGRFRSIH, encoded by the coding sequence ATGACCCTATGGAAGTTCACCTTGTTAAGCATGCGCGGGCGCTGGGCGACAACCGCCATTACAGCGATTTCGATGATGGTCGCCTCGGCATTGGTATTTACCATCCTAATTCTATCTAACGGGTTGGATGAAACGATCAAGAGACAGTCCGCCACTTATGATCTTGTCGCCGGCGCAGAGGGAAGCTCGATGCAACTAGTATTGAGCAGTCTGATGCGCATGGACGTGCCTTTGGGCAATATTTCTTATGAGCTTTATGAAAAGATGCAACAGGACAAGCGTGTGTTACAAGCTGTGCCCGTCGCTCTTGGTGACTCCTATCTCGGTGTTCCGATTGTGGGCACGACGAAAGCCTACTTTCAACCCTATAGAGCCGGCATGAAGACCAGATTTCAGTTGGTTGGCGGGAACTGGTTTCACCAAGAGGGTGAAGTCGTTCTCGGATCAGAAGCGGCGCGGACCTTGAAACTGCAGGTGGGAGATACGTTCTACTCCAATCACGGGACAGATTTGTCTTCGGAAGTGCACGACCAACTGCAACACCAAGTAGTCGGCATCCTACGTCCGACAGGGAATGCGGATGATCTGACGGTATTCACCACATTAGAGAGCGTGTGGCATGTCCATGAACATCAAGAGGAGCCAAGCTCGACCACAGATACGCATACAGCACCTGAAACTACTCCAGAAGAACCCGCATCAGAACACGAACGCGAAATTACGGCCATCCTGATCAAGCCTGAGCAGTTGGGATATGCCCCGCAGCTAAAGTCCGAGTTGGATGCGGCGGAGGGAGTTCAAGCGGTCTATACCGTGCAAACGTTCCGTAAATTACTCGCCAATCTCGATTGGGGCAAGCAGCTGGTGTATGTTTTATCTGGGATATCCATTGCCTTGGCGGGGATTCTGGTTATTCTTACGATGCTGAACGCGCACGAGCGTAGACGCTCAGAAACATCGGTGCTCCGTGCGATTGGCGTTTCGAAGAGAGTAATCCTACAATGTTTAATTTTGGAAACACTGCTGATTACGGTGATTGGCACCGCGGGCGGAGGAATCGTCTCATTTTTGCTCATGCTTGGAATCGATGTATACAGTAAGTCTCAGTTCGGGTTGTCTTTGCCGCCCTGGACTTTAAACCCGGCAATGCTTCGTTCGGCAGGGATGTTCATGCTGCTAGGTTTCTTCATCGCTTTAATTCCGATGATGGTTACGTATCGACAAATCCAAGGCAGATTCCGTTCCATACACTGA
- a CDS encoding DNA-binding protein → MLNLQVGQKFIIDLIVVELILESGEKVGQPTKEEIIYKLNMILQGKLSREEVSDWASEYVMQDEPNIADEIVWDFLQVVSGVDIKDSPDEYLHVERDLEDWIKKYSDK, encoded by the coding sequence ATGTTAAATTTACAGGTGGGTCAAAAGTTCATTATAGATTTGATAGTAGTGGAACTTATATTGGAAAGTGGTGAGAAAGTGGGTCAGCCAACAAAAGAAGAAATTATATATAAATTAAATATGATTTTACAAGGAAAACTATCAAGAGAAGAAGTTTCGGATTGGGCGTCAGAATATGTAATGCAAGACGAACCAAATATCGCAGATGAGATTGTGTGGGATTTTCTTCAAGTTGTTTCTGGGGTCGATATAAAAGATAGTCCAGATGAATATTTACATGTTGAAAGAGACCTTGAAGACTGGATTAAGAAATATTCTGATAAATAA
- a CDS encoding FixH family protein produces the protein MHKKLQWSARWACFLLLGLVLSGCTANLAETDESGLPPHLTVDLHLPKQLEVGASSHYTVEVFNNKQPLADAEQVEFVFWREGKRNSAVTVPAAESSPGVYTVSHILAEEGIYLVQSRVVAASGMVVPIKRIAVGGEAVKQLIELEEAKPEEGQHSGHH, from the coding sequence ATGCATAAGAAACTACAATGGTCCGCACGATGGGCTTGCTTCCTGCTATTGGGATTGGTGCTCTCCGGATGCACGGCCAACCTTGCCGAAACCGACGAAAGCGGACTTCCACCCCATCTGACCGTCGATCTTCATTTGCCAAAACAACTGGAAGTAGGGGCATCAAGCCACTATACCGTTGAAGTGTTCAACAACAAGCAACCGCTGGCGGACGCAGAACAAGTCGAGTTTGTGTTCTGGCGGGAAGGTAAGCGGAATTCGGCTGTTACTGTACCTGCGGCTGAATCGTCCCCGGGCGTGTACACCGTCTCGCATATCCTTGCGGAGGAAGGCATCTATCTCGTTCAATCCAGAGTTGTGGCCGCTAGCGGAATGGTGGTTCCGATCAAAAGAATCGCGGTTGGCGGGGAGGCTGTGAAACAGCTGATCGAGCTGGAAGAAGCCAAGCCTGAGGAAGGGCAGCATAGCGGGCATCATTGA
- a CDS encoding DNRLRE domain-containing protein: MFKKSKTKVISWAIVTSLLSSLLPIPAVVNTAVAAPQEKKDISAKFTKKEKTQLRTEKSKTYENPDGSYTSEISTSPIHYFDENKKIWLEIDNSFIEDKEEFRTNKNEFKVSLDKGHSTTEDLLEVKEDKYSIGMNPISTPSKSLAKKIKSNKLIYDNLFPNSSLEYEVNSNMVKESIVLKKKPAKDDLLSYKFKYNLTNLTYLENSDGSITLLDSATDKPVYLISKPFMFDSYRPEGYQQREDITTYAEEALSYDIKYDVKQDGDSLLIEIIPNKEWLLSENRVYPVTLDPTIVKLQPNYALADTYLRSAQPTTTAAAETTLTAGLGSPNIMRSLLRFELEGIVPVGSKVLSSDMNLWMASVSNNTPINISLHEATTLWSEYHASWNIANNGKAWTKPGGDFVAQPLSTVSGVGQLTSKLQWPVSSNKVNEWINDKTKNNGLLLKSTNETTLSYKRFISSDETSVLGYGPLLSVTYYPASRLGLEPYWTYDSRGLVDGTSYTNLGTGNNVIQYTDYSLDGRGEFGIDFTRTYNSKSIEKSVFGYGWTFTGNESIIDANRDGIVLFTDSDGTSFEFKYDSPTDKYISPPGKYLTLSKVTGGYEIKDKQGIITRFDSVGYDDTVNITKARIAYEQDLHGNQIKYNYDANNGRLISISDPSGRLISFTYDSNGLVDYSLLEGQKTDYTYDSEGKLTAVDKYSEPTKYSRSTFEYNADKRIKAVIDPNGRRTDYTYNQDVLHKVQEPVDDPLGNDLSSRVGTVYSYNLLGYEATVTDTLNQTTTYSLTVNYMPRTVTDANNKAWIYTYDENYNVLESLDPNAGLTVNTYDNMGNLLTTTDPENHKTTYTYNNLNKVLTITDPENKVITNTYYLHGKLWTTKNAKNEIKEYFYNGNGNISSVKNSDGTTETYSYDPKGNHVNYAQDATGNTIETVTDAVGNVTEEINGEEHLTKYGYDKLNQLKEVRDAKQRLTEYSYTDSGDLRSFKDAKGNITYYDYNGFNQLTKITNPLLKETNFKYDTNGNLTRTTKANGKTVTNVPNQLNQLSRVFLDGIVKWDYSYDALGNLDTVKTSGTVTKDIDYYKNDSVQKVTDRGTAVNYLYYADDERKYMNYAVNTGTRSLNYEYTPVKQLSKINKDGVELVSYSYNELDDLETIHRPNGLRTSVMYDTGNRLDIYKNLKQDGTPLEFYDLGYDRNSNITSIQTSKGTFNYTYDELEQLTKETLLNGSSINYDYDEVGNRIAKIVTSGGSNTTTSYSYNKANQISTVNGQAYTYDDNGNLTSDGKYTYLYDALDQLTEVKNSTNQTIFKATYEEAGLRTQTETAQGVINYYYDGSDVIFEKNITTGATLEYIWDDEGNPVGLIYNNQTYYYHTNNHGDVVSITDSNGSVVANYEYDAWGNTLTQSGPLASVNPYRYAGYRFDEAISLYFLNSRYYNALHGNFITLDSHPGHNDIPVSKNGYNYSISNPVNITDPDGDNPLIVYAVVFVAREGTKYVLKRQLKKHVMKAAIKATKGTRNVHKNSNSYVGNQGVYKIDIDGSLYKYGKADMTKLARSGNPKRLQTQINKLQRQNPNSQVTGRVIYHNKTISTRGIKKIETKAIQNYYDKFKKYPNGNQNHPGIR; encoded by the coding sequence ATGTTTAAAAAAAGCAAGACAAAGGTCATTAGTTGGGCAATTGTAACTTCGTTACTTAGTAGTTTGTTACCAATACCTGCAGTAGTTAATACAGCTGTTGCTGCCCCGCAGGAGAAAAAAGATATTAGTGCAAAATTTACAAAGAAAGAGAAAACACAACTTAGAACGGAAAAATCCAAAACGTATGAAAATCCAGACGGCTCGTACACCTCGGAAATATCAACAAGTCCCATCCATTACTTTGACGAAAACAAGAAAATATGGCTTGAAATTGATAACTCATTTATCGAAGATAAAGAAGAGTTTCGCACAAATAAGAATGAATTTAAAGTAAGTTTAGATAAGGGGCATTCTACAACTGAAGATTTACTTGAGGTAAAGGAAGATAAATATTCAATTGGTATGAATCCTATATCTACTCCAAGTAAATCATTAGCTAAAAAAATCAAAAGTAATAAACTTATTTATGATAACTTATTCCCAAATTCTTCTCTTGAGTATGAAGTTAATTCTAACATGGTCAAGGAGAGCATTGTCCTTAAGAAAAAGCCTGCTAAAGACGATCTCTTATCTTACAAATTCAAATATAATTTAACCAACCTGACATATCTGGAGAACTCTGACGGATCAATTACACTGTTGGATTCCGCAACAGATAAACCCGTCTACTTAATAAGTAAGCCATTCATGTTTGACTCTTACAGACCTGAAGGGTATCAACAACGTGAAGATATTACTACATATGCTGAGGAAGCTCTGTCATACGATATTAAGTATGATGTGAAACAAGACGGAGACTCGCTCTTAATAGAGATAATCCCTAACAAAGAATGGTTGCTTAGCGAGAACAGGGTTTATCCTGTAACTCTGGATCCAACTATAGTAAAGCTTCAACCTAATTATGCTCTTGCCGATACCTATTTGCGAAGTGCTCAACCTACAACTACGGCAGCTGCAGAAACAACTTTAACTGCTGGTTTAGGCAGTCCGAATATTATGAGATCTCTGTTGCGCTTTGAATTGGAAGGTATTGTTCCTGTAGGTTCAAAGGTTTTAAGTTCTGATATGAATTTATGGATGGCTTCTGTTTCAAATAATACACCAATTAATATATCGTTACATGAAGCTACAACCTTATGGTCGGAGTATCACGCTAGTTGGAATATCGCTAATAATGGTAAAGCTTGGACTAAACCTGGAGGGGACTTTGTAGCACAACCACTATCCACAGTTTCTGGTGTAGGGCAATTAACTTCCAAATTACAATGGCCTGTATCTAGTAATAAAGTGAATGAGTGGATTAATGATAAAACTAAAAACAACGGTTTATTATTAAAAAGCACCAATGAAACTACGCTAAGCTATAAGCGGTTTATTTCAAGCGATGAAACTTCCGTGTTGGGTTACGGTCCGCTGTTAAGCGTTACTTACTATCCAGCAAGCCGTTTGGGGCTAGAACCATACTGGACTTATGACAGCAGAGGCCTAGTTGATGGAACTAGCTATACCAATCTAGGTACAGGAAACAATGTGATTCAATATACGGATTATTCCCTAGATGGACGAGGCGAATTTGGAATTGACTTCACTCGAACATATAATTCTAAATCTATAGAGAAATCAGTTTTCGGTTATGGATGGACGTTCACTGGAAATGAAAGTATTATTGATGCTAATCGAGATGGAATTGTATTATTTACAGACTCGGACGGAACTTCTTTTGAGTTTAAATACGATTCTCCAACAGATAAATATATTTCACCACCCGGGAAATATCTTACGCTTAGTAAAGTGACAGGCGGATATGAAATTAAAGATAAACAAGGAATTATAACTCGATTCGATTCAGTAGGATATGATGATACTGTCAATATTACCAAGGCCCGTATAGCATATGAACAGGATCTTCACGGCAATCAAATTAAATATAACTATGATGCAAACAACGGTAGGTTAATCAGTATTTCAGATCCTTCGGGCAGATTGATTTCGTTCACGTACGATAGTAATGGGCTTGTGGATTACAGCTTACTGGAAGGTCAGAAGACTGATTACACGTATGACTCGGAAGGTAAACTTACCGCAGTAGATAAATATTCAGAGCCAACGAAATATTCAAGATCAACTTTTGAGTATAATGCGGATAAAAGAATTAAAGCAGTCATTGATCCGAACGGTAGAAGAACGGACTATACCTACAATCAAGATGTGCTTCATAAAGTGCAGGAGCCGGTGGATGATCCGCTAGGTAATGATTTATCTTCACGCGTTGGAACTGTATATTCTTATAATTTACTTGGGTATGAAGCCACGGTGACGGACACGTTAAATCAAACAACAACATATAGTTTAACTGTGAACTATATGCCTAGAACGGTAACCGATGCGAATAACAAAGCGTGGATATATACCTATGATGAGAATTACAACGTTCTGGAGAGTTTAGATCCCAATGCTGGATTAACAGTGAATACCTATGATAATATGGGGAATTTACTCACAACTACGGACCCAGAAAATCATAAGACAACTTACACTTACAATAACTTAAACAAGGTTTTAACCATCACCGATCCAGAAAATAAAGTGATAACTAATACTTATTATTTGCATGGTAAGTTATGGACAACGAAAAACGCAAAGAACGAAATTAAAGAGTACTTTTATAATGGTAACGGAAACATTAGCTCTGTAAAAAATTCTGATGGTACCACTGAAACTTATAGTTATGACCCTAAAGGTAACCATGTTAATTATGCACAGGATGCTACAGGTAATACTATTGAAACCGTTACAGACGCTGTCGGAAACGTAACGGAAGAAATAAATGGAGAAGAGCATCTAACCAAGTATGGCTACGATAAGCTGAATCAACTTAAAGAGGTTAGGGACGCTAAACAACGATTAACTGAATATAGTTATACGGATTCCGGCGATTTAAGAAGTTTTAAGGACGCAAAGGGAAATATAACTTACTACGATTATAATGGATTTAATCAACTTACGAAGATAACCAACCCGTTATTAAAAGAAACAAATTTCAAGTATGACACGAACGGCAACCTCACCAGAACAACAAAAGCAAACGGAAAGACTGTTACCAACGTACCTAATCAACTAAACCAGTTGAGCAGAGTGTTCTTAGACGGGATTGTTAAATGGGATTATAGCTATGACGCTCTTGGTAATCTGGATACAGTAAAAACCTCAGGGACCGTTACCAAGGATATAGATTACTATAAAAATGATTCTGTCCAAAAAGTAACTGACCGCGGGACAGCTGTAAATTATCTGTACTATGCAGATGATGAAAGAAAGTATATGAACTATGCTGTGAACACGGGAACCAGGTCATTAAATTATGAGTATACTCCAGTTAAGCAGCTTTCAAAGATCAATAAAGATGGCGTAGAGTTAGTTAGCTATAGTTATAACGAACTGGATGACTTGGAAACCATCCATCGGCCAAACGGACTGCGAACATCCGTTATGTATGATACCGGGAATAGGTTAGATATCTATAAAAACCTTAAACAAGATGGAACTCCATTAGAGTTTTACGACCTTGGATACGATAGAAATAGTAACATCACTTCTATTCAAACAAGTAAAGGTACATTTAATTACACCTACGATGAACTTGAACAATTAACGAAGGAGACGTTATTAAACGGTTCCTCCATTAATTACGACTACGATGAAGTTGGAAACCGAATTGCAAAAATAGTTACTTCGGGTGGTTCCAATACGACGACATCTTATAGTTACAATAAAGCCAATCAGATTAGTACAGTAAATGGACAAGCTTACACCTATGATGATAATGGTAATCTAACTTCAGATGGAAAATATACGTATTTATATGATGCTCTAGACCAACTCACAGAAGTGAAGAACTCCACGAATCAGACCATCTTTAAAGCAACGTATGAAGAAGCGGGTCTTCGAACTCAAACGGAAACGGCCCAAGGGGTTATCAACTATTACTACGATGGCTCAGATGTCATCTTTGAAAAGAATATAACCACCGGAGCAACATTAGAGTATATTTGGGATGATGAGGGTAATCCGGTTGGGTTAATCTATAATAATCAAACTTACTATTATCATACCAATAATCATGGCGATGTCGTGTCTATTACCGATAGTAACGGCAGTGTAGTCGCGAATTATGAGTATGATGCTTGGGGAAATACACTTACACAAAGTGGACCATTGGCGTCTGTAAATCCATATCGTTATGCTGGATATAGATTTGATGAGGCAATTAGCTTGTATTTCCTGAATTCAAGGTATTACAATGCTTTGCACGGAAACTTTATTACTCTAGACAGCCATCCTGGTCACAATGATATACCAGTGAGTAAGAATGGGTATAATTACAGTATTAGTAATCCTGTTAATATTACTGATCCAGATGGGGATAACCCCTTAATTGTTTATGCTGTAGTATTTGTAGCTCGTGAAGGTACTAAATATGTATTAAAGAGACAGTTGAAAAAACACGTAATGAAAGCTGCAATAAAGGCAACTAAAGGCACAAGAAATGTTCATAAAAATTCAAATAGTTACGTTGGTAATCAAGGTGTGTACAAGATAGATATTGACGGGAGCCTGTACAAATATGGAAAGGCTGATATGACAAAATTAGCTAGATCAGGGAATCCCAAAAGGTTACAAACTCAAATTAATAAGTTACAGAGGCAGAATCCAAATTCACAAGTAACTGGTAGGGTGATTTATCATAATAAAACAATTAGTACAAGAGGCATTAAGAAAATTGAGACAAAAGCTATTCAAAATTACTATGATAAATTTAAGAAATATCCCAATGGTAATCAGAATCATCCAGGAATAAGATAA
- a CDS encoding PepSY-associated TM helix domain-containing protein, whose product MNEPNNTRTGLRQAIYASVWRWHFYAGLIFAPFLIILAFSGAVYLFKPQIEGYLYKDMMVVREVGTKVMPSAAIIEKLEKEHEGLKVSSITLPDQKNASYKLSVMDNDLPTTMYVDPYKGEILGKLDSDKTFSAFFMKMHSELVVGGTLANRIVELAACWAVILLLTGLYLWWPRNRASIWGTVLPRLSKPGSRMFWRDLHAVPAFWLSLLILVIILSGLPWSGIMGGQIDKLANSTNTNTPPYAYSFGEKPQSVTVAEDIAEDLPWAAEKLPVPASVAGGYVPISMDDVERIVDEKQVAKPYTLTMPQGETGVFTASTAHVNPGRNATLHLDQYSGAVLTDVRWADYGIMAKAISYGIAFHEGTLFGWFNQALGLIACLGLILIAVSSFFMWRKRKPDGKLGAPKKPDHAKVTMGVLLIMGLCGVIMPLVGISILVVLLLDVVVIRRVKPLRRWFSI is encoded by the coding sequence ATGAATGAACCCAACAACACACGCACCGGCTTGCGCCAAGCGATCTATGCATCGGTATGGAGGTGGCACTTTTACGCGGGATTGATTTTTGCTCCATTCTTGATTATTCTCGCTTTCAGCGGTGCGGTGTATTTATTTAAGCCTCAAATTGAAGGATATCTCTACAAGGACATGATGGTTGTGCGCGAGGTCGGAACGAAGGTAATGCCTTCGGCCGCAATCATCGAGAAGCTGGAGAAGGAGCATGAGGGTCTGAAGGTCTCTTCCATTACACTCCCGGATCAAAAGAACGCCAGCTACAAGCTGTCGGTGATGGATAATGATCTGCCCACAACGATGTATGTGGATCCTTACAAAGGTGAAATCCTCGGAAAACTGGACAGCGACAAAACGTTCTCCGCATTCTTCATGAAGATGCACAGCGAGCTTGTGGTCGGAGGCACACTAGCGAATCGGATTGTTGAGTTGGCGGCATGCTGGGCTGTTATTCTGCTGCTGACCGGCTTGTATTTATGGTGGCCGAGGAACCGGGCATCGATCTGGGGAACGGTGCTTCCGCGCTTGAGTAAGCCGGGCAGCCGCATGTTCTGGCGTGATCTTCACGCCGTGCCGGCCTTCTGGCTATCACTGCTGATTCTTGTGATTATTCTAAGCGGCTTGCCATGGTCCGGTATTATGGGCGGTCAGATTGACAAGCTTGCAAATTCCACGAATACCAATACTCCTCCGTACGCCTACAGCTTCGGAGAGAAACCGCAATCGGTCACGGTGGCCGAAGATATTGCGGAAGACTTACCTTGGGCGGCAGAGAAGCTGCCCGTTCCCGCATCCGTGGCAGGCGGGTATGTTCCGATCTCCATGGATGATGTGGAGCGCATTGTGGATGAGAAGCAAGTAGCCAAGCCCTATACCTTGACGATGCCGCAAGGGGAAACCGGCGTGTTCACCGCTTCGACGGCTCATGTTAACCCGGGCCGGAATGCTACATTGCACCTGGATCAATATAGCGGCGCCGTGTTGACGGATGTTCGCTGGGCCGACTATGGCATCATGGCCAAAGCGATTTCCTATGGGATCGCGTTCCACGAAGGCACGCTTTTCGGCTGGTTTAACCAAGCGCTGGGCTTGATTGCTTGTCTGGGCCTCATTCTCATAGCCGTCAGCTCCTTCTTTATGTGGCGTAAGCGCAAGCCGGACGGCAAGCTTGGTGCGCCTAAGAAACCAGACCATGCCAAGGTGACGATGGGCGTACTTTTGATTATGGGATTATGTGGAGTTATCATGCCGCTTGTGGGTATTTCGATTCTCGTGGTTCTTTTGCTCGACGTGGTGGTCATTCGCAGGGTGAAGCCGTTACGCCGCTGGTTCTCAATTTAA
- a CDS encoding ABC transporter substrate-binding protein, with amino-acid sequence MKRTLLVLTLIAILFVVGCANGNNTNTATNTNANAGNTANDSKPVDETDTNSSNSAAVYPKKITHALGETTIPAMPKRVVDVGYATDYLKALNAPLVGATAIDWVGSGKVTTAPYLELGSEVTPLPMTDYRPNLEQVLSLKPDLIIASIDQKDQYEKLTQIAPTIIIDGSKEDWRTIFQNLAVVFGKEEKAAEILNGLKDKVEQGKAAVTIPDAVWVHTDLSAKELAIGGPLSYADVLYYELGIKPSPIVPEGWAGMVSTEAFVTENPENILLFSSKDPAKVLADWKKDPLLGKVAAIKNDKAVLLTGTHWMNAGPISMDRRLDDVIAAYK; translated from the coding sequence ATGAAGAGAACACTGCTGGTCCTCACATTAATAGCCATCTTATTCGTAGTAGGGTGCGCGAACGGCAATAACACGAATACAGCGACCAACACGAATGCCAATGCAGGCAATACTGCCAACGACTCGAAGCCGGTTGATGAGACGGACACTAACAGCTCGAATAGCGCTGCGGTATATCCTAAGAAAATTACACATGCTTTGGGCGAAACCACAATACCTGCTATGCCAAAGCGTGTGGTAGATGTGGGCTATGCAACGGATTACCTGAAGGCGTTGAATGCACCGCTTGTTGGCGCGACGGCCATTGACTGGGTAGGTTCCGGTAAAGTGACTACAGCGCCTTATCTTGAACTTGGTTCCGAAGTCACGCCGCTTCCAATGACCGATTATCGTCCCAACCTGGAGCAGGTGCTCAGCCTGAAGCCGGACCTGATCATCGCATCCATTGATCAGAAGGACCAATATGAGAAGCTTACCCAGATCGCGCCAACCATTATAATAGATGGTTCCAAAGAAGATTGGCGCACAATCTTTCAGAACCTAGCAGTTGTATTCGGTAAAGAAGAGAAAGCAGCTGAGATCCTTAACGGGCTTAAGGATAAGGTAGAACAAGGTAAAGCGGCGGTAACCATTCCAGATGCGGTATGGGTTCACACGGATCTATCCGCTAAAGAACTCGCCATTGGCGGACCGCTTAGCTACGCGGATGTGCTCTATTACGAGCTTGGCATCAAGCCTTCTCCCATCGTTCCTGAGGGTTGGGCGGGTATGGTGAGCACGGAAGCTTTTGTAACTGAAAATCCGGAAAATATCCTCCTGTTTTCCTCGAAAGATCCTGCCAAAGTGTTAGCGGATTGGAAGAAAGATCCCTTGCTTGGCAAGGTAGCTGCTATTAAAAATGACAAAGCCGTGCTCCTGACAGGAACGCACTGGATGAACGCCGGTCCGATTTCAATGGATCGCAGGCTGGATGATGTGATCGCTGCTTATAAGTAA